The genomic window GGGCCTGAGCGCAACGGTAACAGGGGGCCAGAAGGGGAGGGGTTCCAGAGGCCAACATCAAGCTCATTCTTTGGAGCGGGTGTGTCATTGTTTGGGAAAATGGCTAGGACATCCCGACAAGGTGATCATCCTCAGGATTTTGTGGCAATAACAAGGGGTGGGGGAAAATTGGGCGTGAGTCTGTGGCCTCGTCCCCACCCAAGGCTGGGTCCTCTCTAGGGGCCTGGCATTTGAGTGAGGAAGTGATGGCTGCAGCCGAACGAGAAGGTCAGGAAGAACGTGGTGCCCAGCCGGCTTAGCCTCACCTTTCAAAGGTTCCCTAAGCAAATTTCTTCTCAAAACAGAAAGCATGAGTTTTGTGGGATGCTTTGTACAATCAGACCATTTCTAAGCCATCTGTTGGGATCCCTTTGCTCCCTTCCTAGCAGGGACCACAAGAGTGGATCTAACTGGACAATAGCCTAAAAATGCCGCTCATGTGATTGAGACTTGGGCACCTGATCTGAGAGGGAGGATcgacaataaaaattaaataattgacTCCAAGATGAAATTTACAATATTCTGGGATCCTGCACTGTTGGAGGTCCCAGAGGGAACTGGAGTAGATCTGCATGTTGAATGTTTTATTGTCTGAGGGTTATCCATGCTTTGAGTGAGGTGCACATTTGTTTTCAGTCTCTGGAGTTAAAGATCCTTTGGCGGCTGAACATGTGTGGGTTCCAGCAATGTCTTTTTGTGGCCAGCAGTTAGCTTAGAAAGGTTTTGTATCTGAAATTTTAATCTCCTATTGGCTTTGTTCAATGACTAGGGAACAAAAATGTTCCTGTGGCAAGGAATATTTTCTAAGCTCAGCCTAAGGCACAAAATGGCACGACTTTCTTTCAAGatctgttttgatttctttacACCTTATCTGCCCAAAAACATCCTCTGAAGCCTTTCTAACCCAGGGATCCTCCTCACTCCTCCCCTACCCATTCCCCCCACCCTCCGTCATACTGGGGCCAGTTCTCTAGTAGATACTGCCAATTACCCTTGGCAGAGGTGCCCTGCTCACTAATTTCATTTGAGGGAGAGCCCTGGAACCTGGTTTTAATGTCTGGCACATGCCACTCCAGGATCTCCCAGTTTGTGTTTCTACATCTGCAGGCTGATGCTGATTTCTAACCACCCATGTCAATCATTTTAGTTTGTGGGCATCACCTATGCCCTGACCGTTGTGTGGCTCCTGGTGTTTGCCTGCTCTGCTGTGCCTGTGTACATTTACTTCAACACCTGGACCACCTGCCAGTCTATTGCCTTCCCCAGCAAGACCTCTGCCAGTATAGGCAGTCTCTGTGCTGATGCCAGAATGTATGGTGAGTTAGGGCATGGGTGCTTTGGCTCTCCTACCCACTATGGAAGCACTAtatatttggttattttcttaGTGTAAGGAGGGTGGTgattatgagaaaaatataagatGACGAATGATTGGGTCTTAGTTTATTAATCCTTCCCTACTGAAACCAGAGAGGTTTCTTCCCCGGGAAGGGAACTTGGAAGTGGTGGGAGTTTTCTTGGCCGTTCACATTGGCCTACTCTAGTTGACTGCTGTTCACAACCCCAAAGCAGCACATTTCAATAACAAACACAAGGTTTCACCGCTGTTCAATACCACCTTCTCTTTTTTGTAAACCTGTAGAAAAAAGGATCCTGATTGTTGGTAGAATCCAACTTTACAGCCAGGATAATTAGAGATGGAAGAAGGGCTCTGGGGGAAAGTCTCCATGTGGCCCCGTAACTCCATAAAGCTTACCCTGCTTGACTTTTGTGTCTTACTTAGGTGTTCTCCCATGGAATGCTTTCCCTGGCAAGGTTTGTGGCTCCAACCTTCTGTCCATCTGCAAAACAGCTGAGGTGAGTGGGTTATTTGGGTTATTTTACAAGGGAGTAGCTAATACCATACAAATTACACCCATGACCTTCAATTTTAAGGACTGAAAGTTTCTCTTTGCTGGATTTTGAATTAGCCAATTGCCTTCTACAACATGTTGGCTAAGTATGCCTGAGCCAATGAGCATAGAAGGTAAAACACCTGTTTTCTCTAGAGTTGCATAGAAAGACTTCCTTTCCAACCCTTCCCCTCTTAAAAGAGAAGTTTGTAGCTTTAGGTAAAGATAGAGCCTAATGGCAAAATCCCCCACATGAAAATTTTCATTCCTTTGGTTAAAAACCATATCAAGAAAATGGGCTGTGCACAGAGGCATTTATaggttttataaaaacattttcagtttgGAACTTCTTTATCTCAAATGAGAGGTAAAATAAGTACATTTGAAAGGGAAAGCACTGTATTGAGAATAGATATTATATACAAATGAGGCGGGGGAATAAAAGTAAATCCTGGGGAGAAAGGCAGTAAATTATTTCTTTGACAGCAAAATGTTGACTTTAAATTTTGGGCCCCTGGGCACAACTATAGGGAACCAGTTAATTATTTTGGAGTACTGTACTATTTCATGACTATTCTGTGTTCTGCGTGttatgggccaggtgctgtggtgtACACTGAAGACTGGGAGGCCCACATTTAGGGAAGTGAAAACTTAGTTAGAGATGTGGAATTAGCACACAAGAAAGATATCAACACATTCAGAAAGCTGTATTCATGATTTACAGTGGAGCGTATTATTGCTGTTGCAAGAAACAGttcttcctctttcattttcctgCAGTTCCAAATGACCTTTCACCTGTTTATTGCTGCATTTGTGGGGGCTGCAGCTACACTGGTTTCCCTGGTGAGTTGACTTTGAATGATCTTGGCAAGTAAATAGGCCTGAGATAGTGTGGGTACAGCTATTCTGAAAGGCAAGAAGGTAGACTGCTTCCATCCTTGAAATGCTGGTGGGAAGCTTCTGGGAAGATAGCAAAGGTTAGAGGCTCCATACTTCTACTTGCATTTGCAAGGCAGAAAAACATCACAAATTAGATAGGAACAAGAAAAGTGGTATGAGGAAAGAGGTAAGAGATTCAGAGACACGAATGATAGTATTTAGTATTTATAGAACATGTAATGTTGCCAAGTACTTTGCAGTCATAAATTACAGTTAATTCTCAATACATTTTGATCAGATCAGTGACAAAACACTGAAACATCATGAAACATGACTTGCTATAGCCCGGAATTCTATATACTATCAATATGAATCCACCTTGGATACTCTCCAGTGGATTTAGTTACTCATATGGAAATACTGGGAGGACCTCCTAACATTATTAGAATTGTTATGATTATAATACAATGCTATGTCCCAGGTCTTGCTGATAGTGCTACAGTGCCCTGTGAATGTAGTGTGCTCGTTGTGCAGATTGAAAACCTAAGGCACTGAAGGGTGAAGTGatttatctgaagttattttaTAAGCAGTGATCAGACAAGATGAGCTCACAGAACTCTTGGCCCCTTCTGCTGAGGTTTCCATACAGAGTCAAGTAATTTCTCACCTTGTAAAATGAATTGATTCATTAACCAGGGGAGGGCTCTACTGCATGATGTGGCTGTGTGTCTACAGCAAGCACCCTATGACTCTAAGTCACTCGGACATATGGATGTGGCAAAGCCCAAATATTGTTCACTTCTCTGAGGAAAACTCAGTGCTAGATCAAACAGAGGTGTGGAATAAATCTTTGTGATTTGATTCTCTGGGCCTAGGCCATGAGACTCATGATGCCTCAGAGACATCGGACTTCCAGTCAAGTGTATATGGAGAAAGCCAAACCTGGGATGTACTGCTTTCTGCAGAGCAGGGGTTTTTCGCTTATTTAgttatgattttatttctacCCTTCCTCATTCCCAAAGGGATTTGAGGAGGGAGtgctttcttttctactctcattcacattctctcttctgttccctaCAGCTCACCTTCATGATTGCTGCCACTTACAACTTTGCCGTCCTTAAACTCATGGGCCGAGGCACCAAGTTCTGATCCCCCGTAGAAATCCCCCTTTCTCTAATAGCGAGGCTCTAACCACACAGCCTACAATGCTGCGTCTCCCATCTTAACTCTTTGCCTTTGCCACCAACTGGCCCTCTTCTTACTTGACGAGTGTAACAAGAAAGGAGAGTCTTGCAGTGATTAAGGTCTCTCTTTGGACTCTCCCCTCTTATGTACCTCTTTTAGTCATTTTGCTTCACAGCTGGTTCCTGCTAGAAATGGGAAATGCCTAAGAAGATGACTCCCCAACTGCAAGTCACAAAGGAATGGAGGCTCTAATTGAATTTTCAAGCATCTCCTGaggatcagaaagtaatttcttcTCAAAGGGTACTTCCACTGATGGAAACAAAGTGGAAGGAAAGATGCTCAGGTACAGAGAAGGAATGTCTTTGGTCCTCTTGCCATCTATAGGGGCCAAATATATTCTCTTTGGTGTACAAAACAGAATTCATTCTGGTCTCCCTATTACCActgaagatagaagaaaaaagaatgtcagAAAAACAATAAGAGTGTTTGCCCAAATCTGCCTATTGCAGCTGGGAGAAGGGGGTCAAAGCAAGGATCTTTCACCCACAGAAAGAGAGCACTGACCCCGATGGCGATGGACTACTGAAGCCCTAACTCAGCCAACCTTACTTACAGCATAAGGGAGCGTAGAATCTGTGTAGACGAAGGGGGCATCTGGCCTTACACCTCGTTAGGGAAGAGAAACAGGGTGTTGTCAGCATCTTCTCACTCCCTTCTCCTTGATAACAGCTACCATGACAACCCTGTGGTTTCCAAGGAGCtgagaatagaaggaaactaGCTTACATGAAAACAGACTGGCCTAAGGAGCAGCAGTTGCTGGTAGCTAATGGTGTAACCTGAGATGGCCCTCTGGTAGACACAGGATAGATAACTCTTTGGATagcatgtctttttttctgttaattagtTGTGTACTCTGGCCTCTGTCATATCTTCACAATGGTGCTCATTTCATGGGGTATTATCCATTCAGTCATCGTAGGTGATTTGAAGGTCTTGATTTGTTTTAGAACGATGCACATTTTGTGTATTCCGGTTTATTACTTATTTGGGGTTGCATCAGAAATGTCTGGAGAATAATTCTTTGATTATGACTCTTTTTTAAACTAGGAAAATTGGACATTAAGCATCacaaatgatattaaaaattgGCTAGTTAGATGAATCTA from Nomascus leucogenys isolate Asia chromosome X, Asia_NLE_v1, whole genome shotgun sequence includes these protein-coding regions:
- the PLP1 gene encoding myelin proteolipid protein isoform X2, producing the protein MGLLECCARCLVGAPFASLVATGLCFFGVALFCGCGHEALTGTEKLIETYFSKNYQDYEYLINVIHAFQYVIYGTASFFFLYGALLLAEGFYTTGAVRQIFGDYKTTICGKGLSATFVGITYALTVVWLLVFACSAVPVYIYFNTWTTCQSIAFPSKTSASIGSLCADARMYGVLPWNAFPGKVCGSNLLSICKTAEFQMTFHLFIAAFVGAAATLVSLLTFMIAATYNFAVLKLMGRGTKF
- the PLP1 gene encoding myelin proteolipid protein isoform X1 — protein: MGLLECCARCLVGAPFASLVATGLCFFGVALFCGCGHEALTGTEKLIETYFSKNYQDYEYLINVIHAFQYVIYGTASFFFLYGALLLAEGFYTTGAVRQIFGDYKTTICGKGLSATVTGGQKGRGSRGQHQAHSLERVCHCLGKWLGHPDKFVGITYALTVVWLLVFACSAVPVYIYFNTWTTCQSIAFPSKTSASIGSLCADARMYGVLPWNAFPGKVCGSNLLSICKTAEFQMTFHLFIAAFVGAAATLVSLLTFMIAATYNFAVLKLMGRGTKF